A window of Streptomyces sp. SAI-127 contains these coding sequences:
- a CDS encoding M23 family metallopeptidase has product MTTPTPASDADSSHYASYGTQEAQYGDFTTYGAYDATGFDATGTTGTADAHATGTFETDPLFGNMPGDGTGSYDASTWATGGHQTLNYDMYAAQHHAAYDTGAYDATQWGGAEHQLLSVVPPQSGSTDHSGQWDASTWSQPDHSAGPADQTQQWEWGTQSFDTGTYDATQWNSDGTAADPQATATFEQVGYGETPTYDENHAYDENHAYDEANPHGDAYAEHAPHDSESTATTATGEMPAVHEADAPLLDDQEEAGPAPIPAQGSRVAARNANRSRRRMPAKRSALLTIAVPSACVMGVAGIAAASVGTLTGDGQETSTTLADPTAVKPAVANNKLDTQLESLSAGADDFADRASRTQERIDLKAQQVAEKRKAAEEAARKERLRPKFALPVAQRGLSAYFGQAGINWMSVHTGIDFPVSYGTTVMAATDGTVRTQWNSAYGNMMVVTAKDGTETWYCHLSSYRVASGTTVKAGDPIAYSGNSGNSTGPHLHFEVHPAGGSAIDPLPWLRSHGLDPT; this is encoded by the coding sequence GACTTCACCACGTACGGCGCCTATGACGCCACTGGTTTCGACGCCACAGGCACCACTGGCACCGCCGACGCGCACGCCACCGGCACCTTCGAGACGGACCCGCTCTTCGGCAACATGCCGGGCGACGGCACCGGTTCGTACGACGCCTCGACGTGGGCCACGGGCGGTCATCAGACCCTGAACTACGACATGTACGCGGCCCAGCACCACGCCGCCTACGACACCGGCGCGTACGACGCCACGCAGTGGGGCGGCGCAGAGCACCAGCTGCTCTCCGTGGTCCCTCCGCAGTCGGGCAGCACCGACCACAGCGGCCAGTGGGACGCGAGCACCTGGAGCCAGCCGGACCACTCCGCCGGCCCGGCCGACCAGACCCAGCAATGGGAATGGGGCACGCAGTCCTTCGACACCGGTACGTACGACGCCACGCAGTGGAACTCCGACGGCACGGCGGCCGACCCGCAGGCGACGGCCACCTTCGAGCAGGTCGGGTACGGCGAGACCCCCACTTACGACGAGAACCACGCATACGACGAGAACCACGCGTACGACGAGGCGAATCCGCACGGCGACGCCTACGCCGAACACGCCCCGCACGACAGCGAGTCGACCGCCACCACGGCCACCGGCGAGATGCCCGCCGTCCACGAGGCCGACGCCCCGCTCCTCGACGACCAGGAAGAGGCCGGTCCGGCGCCGATCCCCGCCCAGGGCTCCCGCGTGGCCGCGCGCAACGCCAACCGCTCCCGCCGCCGTATGCCCGCCAAGCGCTCCGCGCTGCTGACGATCGCCGTCCCCTCGGCGTGCGTCATGGGTGTCGCCGGGATCGCCGCCGCCTCGGTCGGCACGCTGACCGGCGACGGCCAGGAGACCTCGACGACCCTGGCGGACCCGACCGCCGTCAAGCCGGCCGTCGCGAACAACAAGCTGGACACCCAGCTCGAGAGCCTCTCGGCCGGTGCCGACGACTTCGCCGACCGGGCCAGCCGCACGCAGGAACGCATCGACCTCAAGGCCCAGCAGGTGGCCGAGAAGAGGAAGGCGGCGGAGGAGGCGGCCCGCAAGGAGCGGCTGCGCCCGAAGTTCGCGCTTCCGGTCGCACAGCGGGGCCTCAGCGCCTACTTCGGCCAGGCCGGCATCAACTGGATGTCCGTCCACACCGGCATCGACTTCCCGGTGTCGTACGGCACGACGGTGATGGCCGCGACCGACGGCACCGTCCGGACGCAGTGGAACAGCGCGTACGGCAACATGATGGTCGTGACGGCGAAGGACGGCACCGAGACGTGGTACTGCCACCTCTCCAGCTACCGCGTCGCCTCCGGTACGACGGTCAAGGCCGGCGACCCGATCGCGTACTCCGGCAACTCCGGCAACTCGACCGGCCCCCACCTGCACTTCGAGGTGCACCCGGCGGGCGGTTCGGCCATAGACCCGCTGCCGTGGCTGCGCAGCCACGGGCTGGACCCGACGTAG
- the pcrA gene encoding DNA helicase PcrA: MSSLFDDSFLADLQAPRAHGEEPPPPEDEHVPEPVPDDLFGGKFDVPPDRDAYYRDGAPRPVVDPAALLDGLNENQRAAVVHSGTPLLIVAGAGSGKTRVLTHRIAHLLGERNVHPGQILAITFTNKAAGEMKERVEHLVGPRANAMWVMTFHSACVRILRRESKKLGFTSSFSIYDAADSKRLMALVCRDLDLDPKRFPPKSFSAKISNLKNELIDEEDFAAQAADGFEKTLAQAYAMYQSRLREANALDFDDLIMTTVNLLRAFPDVAEHYRRRFRHVLVDEYQDTNHAQYALVRELVGTGEHPVDVPPGEYDLPPAELCVVGDADQSIYAFRGATIRNILQFEEDYPDATTILLEQNYRSTQTILTAANAVIERNESRRPKNLWTNAGAGARITGYVADTEHDEAQFVADEIDRLTDAGDAKAGDVAVFYRTNAQSRVFEEVFIRVGLPYKVVGGVRFYERKEVRDVLAYLRVLANPEDSVPLRRILNVPKRGIGDRAEAMIDALSQREKISFPQALKRVDEAYGMAARSTNAVKRFNVLMEELRTIVESGAGPATVLEAVLERTGYLAELQASTDPQDETRIENLQELAAVALEFEQESGAAGEPAEGEAPAPVGLAAFLERVALVADSDQIPDEDEDGSGVITLMTLHTAKGLEFPVVFLTGMEDGVFPHMRALGQTKELEEERRLAYVGITRARERLYLTRSALRSAWGQPSYNPPSRFLEEIPAQHVDWKRTGPTAAPAGPVSGVAASLSSSRSRSSASGASGFATRRTSEKPVVSLAVGDRVTHDQFGLGTVVGVKGTGANAEATIDFGEAKPKRLLLRYAPVEKL; encoded by the coding sequence ATGAGCAGCCTCTTTGACGACAGCTTCCTGGCGGACCTCCAAGCCCCTCGGGCCCATGGGGAAGAACCGCCGCCGCCCGAGGACGAGCACGTGCCGGAACCCGTTCCGGACGATCTGTTCGGTGGGAAGTTCGACGTGCCCCCGGACCGGGACGCGTACTACCGCGACGGCGCCCCCCGCCCGGTGGTGGACCCGGCCGCGCTCCTGGACGGGCTGAACGAGAACCAGCGCGCGGCCGTGGTGCACTCCGGCACCCCGCTGCTCATCGTGGCCGGCGCCGGCTCCGGCAAGACCCGGGTACTCACCCACCGCATCGCCCATCTCCTCGGCGAGCGCAACGTCCACCCGGGCCAGATCCTCGCGATCACCTTCACCAACAAGGCCGCGGGCGAGATGAAGGAGCGCGTCGAGCACCTCGTCGGGCCGCGCGCGAACGCGATGTGGGTGATGACCTTCCACAGCGCGTGCGTGCGGATCCTGCGGAGGGAGTCGAAGAAGCTCGGGTTCACCTCCTCCTTCTCGATCTACGACGCCGCCGACTCCAAGCGGCTGATGGCCCTGGTCTGCCGCGACCTGGACCTCGACCCCAAGCGGTTCCCGCCGAAGTCCTTCAGCGCCAAGATCAGCAACCTGAAGAACGAGCTGATCGACGAGGAGGACTTCGCCGCCCAGGCCGCCGACGGCTTCGAGAAGACCCTCGCCCAGGCCTACGCCATGTACCAGTCGCGGCTGCGCGAGGCGAACGCCCTCGACTTCGACGACCTGATCATGACCACGGTCAACCTCCTCCGGGCGTTCCCCGATGTCGCCGAGCACTACCGCCGCCGCTTCCGGCACGTCCTCGTCGACGAGTACCAGGACACCAACCACGCGCAGTACGCGCTCGTGCGCGAGCTGGTCGGTACCGGCGAGCACCCCGTCGACGTACCGCCGGGCGAGTACGACCTGCCGCCCGCCGAGCTCTGCGTCGTGGGCGACGCCGACCAGTCGATCTACGCCTTCCGCGGCGCGACGATCCGCAACATCCTCCAGTTCGAGGAGGACTACCCGGACGCGACGACGATCCTCCTGGAGCAGAACTACCGCTCCACGCAGACGATCCTCACCGCCGCCAACGCCGTCATCGAGCGCAACGAGTCCCGCCGCCCCAAGAACCTGTGGACCAACGCGGGCGCGGGCGCGCGCATCACCGGCTATGTCGCCGACACCGAGCACGACGAGGCGCAGTTCGTCGCCGACGAGATAGACCGTCTCACCGACGCGGGCGACGCGAAGGCCGGCGACGTGGCCGTCTTCTACCGTACGAACGCCCAGTCCCGCGTCTTCGAAGAGGTCTTCATCCGCGTCGGCCTGCCCTACAAGGTCGTCGGCGGCGTCCGCTTCTACGAGCGCAAGGAGGTCCGGGACGTCCTGGCCTACCTGCGCGTCCTCGCCAACCCGGAGGACTCCGTGCCGCTGCGCCGGATCCTCAACGTCCCCAAGCGCGGCATCGGCGACCGTGCCGAGGCGATGATCGACGCCCTCTCCCAGCGCGAGAAGATCAGCTTCCCGCAGGCCCTCAAGCGCGTCGACGAGGCGTACGGCATGGCCGCGCGCTCCACCAACGCCGTGAAGCGGTTCAACGTGCTGATGGAGGAGCTCCGGACCATCGTCGAGTCCGGCGCGGGCCCCGCGACCGTCCTGGAGGCGGTCCTCGAACGCACCGGTTATCTCGCCGAGTTGCAGGCCTCCACCGACCCCCAGGACGAGACCCGCATCGAGAACCTCCAGGAACTCGCCGCCGTGGCCCTGGAGTTCGAGCAGGAGTCCGGTGCGGCCGGGGAGCCCGCGGAAGGCGAGGCGCCGGCCCCGGTCGGGCTCGCGGCGTTCCTCGAGCGGGTCGCCCTGGTCGCCGACTCCGACCAGATCCCCGACGAGGACGAGGACGGCTCCGGCGTCATCACCCTGATGACCCTGCACACCGCCAAGGGCCTGGAGTTCCCGGTCGTCTTCCTCACCGGCATGGAGGACGGCGTCTTCCCGCACATGCGCGCTCTCGGCCAGACCAAGGAACTGGAGGAGGAGCGGCGGCTGGCCTACGTCGGCATCACGCGTGCGCGTGAGCGGCTGTATCTGACCCGGTCCGCCCTGCGCAGCGCGTGGGGGCAGCCGTCGTACAACCCGCCCTCCCGCTTCCTGGAGGAAATCCCGGCGCAGCACGTGGACTGGAAGCGCACGGGTCCGACAGCCGCTCCCGCGGGACCGGTCTCAGGTGTCGCCGCCTCGCTGTCGTCCTCCCGTTCCCGCTCCTCGGCTTCGGGCGCGTCCGGCTTCGCGACGCGCAGGACCTCGGAGAAGCCGGTGGTGTCACTGGCCGTCGGCGACCGTGTCACCCACGACCAGTTCGGGCTCGGCACGGTGGTCGGGGTGAAGGGCACGGGGGCGAACGCCGAGGCGACGATCGACTTCGGGGAAGCGAAGCCGAAGCGGCTGCTGCTGAGGTACGCGCCGGTCGAGAAGCTGTAA
- a CDS encoding ScyD/ScyE family protein, which produces MRMRTGLVVATSVALAAAAGIAPATATAGHGGGKPVIRVIAKGLDNPRQLSYDDGHLYVAEAGRGGRKCVGEGPEGPTCVGLSSAVTKIYWDGGAWKHRRVVQGLPSGAAPDGGFATGVDGVSALHGEVWGVETYAPPEAGVPTKPPWNALGKLLRVGHGTARIAADITAVELKYNPHKASVESNPYAVLALPDGRRIVADAAGNDLVVVSPHGKARPFTVFPDHDGNQSVPTSLALGPDGKLYVGELNGEAAKPTARVWRVDPWTGKILGWKSGFGSITGLAFSDDGGMYVSQLFAGVVTKVSHGKRTNVKVPFPAGVAVDSYDGKVYVSAWSIADRDGTVLEGRKTPGGQVWKIIGF; this is translated from the coding sequence ATGAGGATGCGCACAGGACTCGTCGTCGCCACGTCGGTCGCGCTCGCCGCCGCCGCGGGAATCGCGCCCGCGACAGCGACAGCGGGGCACGGCGGAGGCAAGCCGGTGATCCGCGTGATCGCCAAGGGCCTCGACAACCCGCGCCAGCTCTCCTACGACGACGGGCATCTGTACGTCGCCGAGGCGGGCCGGGGCGGCAGGAAGTGCGTCGGCGAGGGCCCCGAGGGGCCGACCTGCGTCGGACTCAGCTCCGCCGTCACCAAGATCTACTGGGACGGGGGCGCGTGGAAGCACCGCCGGGTGGTGCAGGGGCTTCCCTCGGGCGCCGCCCCCGACGGCGGCTTCGCGACCGGCGTGGACGGCGTCTCCGCGCTCCACGGCGAGGTCTGGGGCGTCGAGACCTACGCCCCGCCGGAGGCCGGGGTGCCGACGAAGCCGCCGTGGAACGCGCTCGGCAAGCTGCTGCGCGTCGGCCACGGCACGGCGCGGATCGCCGCGGACATCACCGCCGTGGAACTGAAGTACAACCCGCACAAGGCGTCGGTGGAGTCCAATCCGTACGCCGTCCTCGCCCTCCCCGACGGCCGCCGGATCGTCGCGGACGCGGCCGGGAACGACCTGGTCGTCGTCTCGCCGCACGGCAAGGCGCGGCCCTTCACGGTCTTCCCGGACCACGACGGGAACCAGTCCGTCCCGACGTCCCTGGCGCTCGGCCCCGACGGCAAGCTCTACGTCGGCGAACTGAACGGCGAGGCGGCGAAGCCCACCGCGCGCGTGTGGCGCGTCGACCCCTGGACCGGCAAGATCCTCGGCTGGAAGTCCGGCTTCGGCTCGATCACGGGCCTCGCCTTCAGCGACGACGGCGGGATGTACGTCAGCCAGCTCTTCGCCGGCGTCGTGACCAAGGTCTCGCACGGCAAGCGCACGAACGTGAAGGTGCCGTTCCCGGCGGGCGTCGCCGTCGACTCGTACGACGGCAAGGTCTACGTCTCGGCCTGGTCGATCGCGGACCGTGACGGGACGGTTCTGGAGGGCAGGAAGACGCCGGGCGGCCAGGTCTGGAAGATCATCGGCTTCTGA